One bacterium genomic window carries:
- a CDS encoding DUF1156 domain-containing protein, whose protein sequence is MINDKRFIEETFPVREVSIESAREKNIRHGHISTLHIWWARRPLASRRATNYAALIPAPENVDEWNKQREFIIEFSKWEKSLSRQLIDKAREDILKANGGKPPKVLDLFGGGGTIPLEALRLGCETYSNDVNPVAVLIQKCTLEYPQKYGRSKDIKADKGKKLIWANPLQNSLLEDVKKWGKWVLDEEEKEIGRFYPTEADGAIPVGYIWARTIPCQNLTCSAEIPLMRQFWLAKKEKKKIALFPYVEGGEVRYKIVGDGYEKIPDGFDPSNGTISKAVATCLACPSVVDDKTTRKLFREGKSGQRIIAVVLHKPSTSGKRYRIATDKDIEIFREAEKCLKEKQEKLMLEWGIDPVPDEAIPIPCHDVDRPPMYGMNTWGDLFNIRQKLALITLAEKMRESYKNMSESKLGEDYAKAVASYLGLGIDRTLMFTSTLTRWKADAECPVDIFARQALPMTWDYVENNPIYSHSGAFIDQVERIIYSLEQTLVSDTPATITQSSATSLSYPDNYFDAVFTDPPYYDNVGYANLSDFFYVWLKRTVGDLYPELFSTLVTPKLNEIVSDPYRHGGKENSKQFFESMLKKSFQEIYRVLRPNGITTIVYAHKSTEGWETLINSLLDSGLIVTGAWPINTEMRTRLRAKESAALASSIYIVARKMTRQPTGFYNEVKEELKQHLNKKLDRLWEEGIRGADFFIAAIGSAIEVFGKYEKVMDYEGNIVRADRLLEEVRKISTDYAVHQILHNGFAGEITDLTRFYVLYRWNYGEAKVQFDEANKLARTCSLDLPREWSRPGFIKKEKEFIRVLGPQERNLADLKDASELIDILHNVLLLWEKSKREEMMKLLKDTGYGDKEAFFRVAQAVSETLPIESKEKKLLDGFLAGKERLQESRQRKLF, encoded by the coding sequence ATGATAAACGATAAGCGCTTCATAGAAGAGACCTTTCCGGTACGGGAAGTCAGCATAGAATCAGCAAGAGAGAAAAATATCCGGCATGGGCATATATCTACCCTGCATATCTGGTGGGCAAGACGACCGCTGGCATCAAGGCGAGCAACTAATTATGCAGCCCTGATCCCCGCTCCAGAAAATGTTGATGAATGGAATAAACAGAGAGAGTTTATCATCGAATTTTCGAAGTGGGAAAAATCCTTGAGCCGCCAGCTCATTGATAAAGCCAGAGAAGATATACTGAAGGCAAATGGTGGAAAACCACCAAAGGTGCTCGATCTCTTTGGTGGAGGTGGGACTATTCCATTGGAAGCTCTTCGCCTGGGATGTGAAACCTACTCTAATGACGTGAATCCTGTTGCGGTTTTAATTCAGAAATGCACCCTTGAGTATCCTCAGAAGTATGGAAGATCGAAGGATATAAAAGCAGATAAGGGGAAAAAATTAATCTGGGCTAATCCCTTGCAAAATTCTCTGCTTGAAGATGTGAAAAAATGGGGCAAATGGGTTTTAGATGAAGAGGAAAAGGAGATTGGGAGGTTTTATCCAACAGAGGCGGACGGTGCTATTCCTGTTGGTTATATTTGGGCAAGGACAATTCCCTGTCAAAATCTAACATGTAGTGCCGAGATTCCTTTAATGCGTCAATTTTGGTTAGCAAAGAAGGAGAAAAAAAAGATTGCCCTTTTCCCCTATGTTGAGGGTGGAGAGGTGAGGTACAAGATTGTGGGCGATGGATATGAAAAGATACCAGATGGGTTTGATCCTTCTAATGGCACTATTTCAAAGGCAGTTGCCACGTGTTTAGCTTGCCCATCGGTCGTTGATGATAAAACAACAAGAAAATTATTTCGGGAAGGAAAATCTGGGCAGAGGATAATAGCTGTGGTTTTACATAAGCCAAGCACAAGCGGCAAGCGATATAGAATTGCTACAGATAAAGATATAGAAATTTTTAGAGAGGCAGAGAAATGTTTGAAGGAAAAACAGGAAAAGCTGATGTTGGAATGGGGAATAGATCCCGTGCCGGATGAGGCAATTCCTATACCTTGTCATGATGTAGATCGACCACCGATGTACGGAATGAACACATGGGGCGATTTATTTAATATAAGGCAGAAGTTAGCACTGATTACCCTTGCAGAGAAAATGAGAGAATCGTACAAGAACATGAGCGAGTCGAAACTTGGAGAGGATTATGCAAAGGCAGTGGCTAGTTATTTAGGACTGGGAATAGATAGAACTTTAATGTTTACATCTACATTAACGAGATGGAAAGCGGATGCAGAGTGTCCAGTGGATATCTTCGCACGACAAGCTCTACCGATGACATGGGATTATGTTGAAAATAATCCTATCTATTCTCATAGCGGGGCATTTATAGACCAAGTCGAAAGAATCATATATTCGTTAGAACAAACTCTTGTCTCTGACACTCCCGCCACCATCACTCAATCCTCCGCCACATCATTGTCTTATCCCGATAACTACTTCGACGCAGTTTTCACTGATCCACCCTATTATGATAATGTTGGATATGCTAATCTTTCGGACTTCTTTTATGTCTGGTTAAAAAGGACAGTAGGAGATCTATATCCAGAACTGTTTTCGACACTGGTAACTCCCAAATTAAATGAGATCGTATCAGACCCTTATAGACATGGTGGGAAGGAGAACTCTAAGCAATTTTTTGAGTCTATGCTCAAAAAATCCTTCCAAGAAATCTATCGTGTCTTAAGGCCAAATGGTATCACCACTATCGTCTATGCCCACAAATCCACCGAGGGCTGGGAAACTCTCATTAACTCACTCCTTGATTCCGGCCTAATCGTCACTGGCGCTTGGCCAATAAACACGGAAATGCGAACACGACTTCGAGCCAAGGAATCGGCTGCTCTTGCCTCTTCCATCTACATTGTCGCCCGCAAGATGACCCGCCAGCCTACCGGATTCTACAATGAGGTCAAAGAGGAACTGAAACAGCATCTCAACAAAAAGCTTGACCGGCTCTGGGAGGAGGGAATCAGGGGGGCAGACTTCTTCATTGCGGCCATTGGCTCGGCTATCGAAGTTTTTGGCAAATACGAGAAGGTAATGGATTATGAAGGCAATATCGTGCGTGCTGATCGGCTGCTGGAAGAGGTACGAAAAATCTCTACTGATTATGCCGTACACCAGATATTGCATAATGGCTTTGCCGGTGAAATCACTGACCTGACCCGCTTTTATGTCCTCTACCGATGGAATTATGGTGAGGCAAAGGTTCAGTTTGATGAGGCAAACAAGCTTGCCCGTACGTGCAGCCTTGATCTTCCCAGAGAATGGAGCAGACCTGGGTTCATCAAAAAAGAGAAGGAATTTATCAGGGTTTTGGGGCCGCAGGAGAGAAACCTTGCAGACCTTAAGGATGCATCGGAACTGATAGATATTCTTCATAACGTCCTCCTGCTTTGGGAAAAGAGCAAACGGGAAGAGATGATGAAACTGCTTAAGGACACAGGGTATGGCGATAAGGAAGCCTTCTTCCGTGTGGCGCAGGCAGTATCCGAGACACTGCCTATTGAGAGCAAAGAGAAAAAGCTTCTGGATGGGTTTTTAGCTGGTAAGGAGCGATTGCAAGAATCCAGGCAGCGGAAATTATTCTAG